The Priestia koreensis genomic interval GATTGTAAAATTATATGGAATCAAACTTGCTTGGGTAGAACTATCAATAACAGGTAAAAGACCTACAAAGTAATTTTTACCTTTCTTCGTTGGGAAAGATCCATAAATAGATCCATTTAAGCTAAGTCTTTCCACATAACGTATTTTATCCATCTCGTCATTGTCTAGCTTATGATTATTGTTCGTGTCTTCAATAATGATTGGAACTCCATACGCCTGATTTAAAAGACTTGATGGATACTTGGCTGCTAATTCCTTTGTCAGTTCCTGTTGCTTATAAAAGACGCCGCTTATGCCTGTTTGCTTAGCATTTACGTAATAAAAATCCATGTCATTTGGTAACCCAAAGTTCCCTGTAATGGTCCCTTCAGATACTGTTTTTGCTTGTTCAGGCGTATCGTTATCTTCATACTTATCTTCTGGATTATCTACTAACAGCTTAGAGGATATCTTATATGGATCAAATGACAAACTTGGATTTCCGTAAGGTGTTCGGGCAACTGCAAAGTATTTCTCTCCTTTACGAAGTCCCACACTAACTTGATCCTTAAACGTATCGGAAAACCATCCAAATTCTAGATTAGAAATTACAGGTTCTAACGTTTCATACGTTTTTCCATTTTCACCCTTGTACTTTCCAAGCTTATAAACCTCAAACATTGGAACGTTTCCGTCTTTGTTAAAAGTAAAATCATAAATAGCCGTACGCTCTGGCGTAATCGCAAACCAATCTTCATCTTCTAAGCTTTGGATATAACCCTCTGCGTTTGTTTCACCTAACTTGTACGGAAGTGCTCTAGCTTTAATATCTTCTAGCACTTGATCTACGTCGTCACTAGCTTCTCCTTCTGCCGAATCAGACTGAGCTTCCACAACAGATTTTGTTTCCTGTGCTTTTTGCCCAGCATACTCGCTAACAGTAAGGTTTCCTTTTGCCAGACCATCCTCTGGTGTTTCTCGTTGAATTGGTAGTCCATCTTCATCTTCTGGTAGTACTTTACTATCAATGGATACTTCGTAAGGAAGAGCTGATTCCTGAGGAGTCGCATCTTCAAACATCATATCGAAGCTCGTTAAAGAATTAAATATTATATAGCCATAAGAAGGATAGCTTTCATTTGTTGTACGAATATAATAGTCAACACCTGGGATAGCCTCAAAAGCTAATGTTTCTCCCTCACTGTATCCATTTGTATTGGCTGCAAACATTGGTTCTACTTTATCGTCTAATTTGCTCTCATCCATAAAGATTGGTGGTGCATTCTCATCATCAGAAGATACAAAAAGTTGATCAGCTGCGTACACTCGAATACTTGAATCGACCCCAGCTACACCGGACAGCTTTACTTTGACAACCTGAGGCTCGTCTACTTTCACTTTAAAGAAGTCGCTATCTCCATTAATGCCACTAAACGTTAACTTCTTATCTGCTGAATTGTATGGAAGTGCTCCTACTTCAACTGGATTTTTAAGAGAGATATTATCTTCTGGAACTTCTGCTAAGCGCTGTAGAGACAATTTATACGCTGACTTCTTGGCTCCAGAATTATCATAGTTTCCATTTGTATCTTTTACACCAATGGCTAACACTCCGTCAGCAGGGACTTTATATAGCTTCCCTTCCGCTTTTCCGTCCTGGACTTTATCAACTTCTTGTACGTCATTACCGTCTTTTGAATAGAGATGAATCTTGTATTTATAATCGTAGTTATCAGAACCAGCAAGAGCGGTTTGAATATATTCGCCTTTTTTGACATCAAACTTAATCCACTGCTCTTCGTTTGGTTTAGTAAGAGCTCCGTCTTGTACCAGCTCATCTTTTAGCTCCACTTGCTTTGCTGCCGCTAAAATTTGCTGCTCTGTCTTCGGATTTTGAACAGAAGCAGGGATTTTCGTCACATCATACTGTAAAGCTCCTAGTGGATTTACAAGTCCGTTCCCAAACTTCGTATCGTAACCTTTTGCCCCCAGATCTTTTGCCGTATGTTCTAACACATACTCGACTTGCGCTGGAGTTAAATTTGGATATTTAGAAAGTAATAGTGATGCAGCACCAGCCACAACTGGTGATGACATGGAAGTTCCGCTTAAATTAGCAAACGTTGATTTTCCCTCATAATAAATAGATGAATAAACATCTTCACCTGGTGCTACTAAATCAACGGATGCACCATAGTTTGAATAAGATGATAGCTTATTGTCTTTATTTGTAGAACCAACGCTAATAACCCCTTCAAAAGAAGCCGGATAATCTCGTTGGTTCATGCCATCGTTTCCAGATGATGCTACTACTGTAACGTTTTTATCAATCGCTGTTTTAATCGCCTCTTTTAGTAAAGGCGATGGATACGAAGAACCTAAACTCATGTTGATAACTTTTGCACCATGCTCTACAGCATATAAAATACCTTCTGCAATAACGTAATCGGATGCCCCCATTCCCCCATCAAATACGTCAATCGGAAGAATATTTGCGTTTGGATTAACACCATAACCACCTACACCATTATCTTTTTCGCCTGCAATAATTCCCGCTACGTGGGTAGCATGGAAGTGTGGAGACGCTTGATTCATTGGGTTTACTGCATTGTATGCTGGAAGCAGTGACCCCTTTAATTCAGGATGATTTGGGTCCACTCCCGAATCAATCACTGCTACTTTCACCTTATTTTTCCCTGCTAATTTTTGAGCCTTTGCAATTTCTAGCAATGAGAGATGATATTGTTTACTTGCTTTTGGGTCTACTGTTCCAAATTGCTCATAATTAACGCTTGGACTTGCTGAAATAACTTTTGAATTTTTTTGATAAGCTTTTAGTACGTTGTTCATATCACCTTTTTTCTTCACTTTAACAACCGCATATTTTAAGCTTGATATTTGCTTAATGACCATTGCACCTGCACGGGCATGGTCAGCGGCTGACAACGGGCGATCATATTTAATGACAAGGGTATCCGCACTTAAAGGAACTTGGCTTTTCTTTGTATTTAAACCAAGCTTCTCTGCCTGTTTTTTTAGAGCTGAAATGCTTACCTTCTTTGGTTCCAACAGCTTCTCTTTTTCTTTTGCAGTTGAAACACCTGGCATAAAGCTCGCTCCAATTAAACTTGTTGTGACACCTAATGCAACCCATTGTTTTACGAAACGCTTCATTTCATCTTCCCCCTATTACGACCAATAGTATAAGACTCCAAAACAACGAAGTTAGAAAAATATGTAAAACGGAATCTGTCCACTATATGACGTAAGAGGTTAACAAAAAGATTCATTTTTTGTAAAAATATTCTAAAAATCTTTTCGACAATATTTTCAAATCAAAAAAGACGTAGCCGCTCGCCACGTCTTCCTTCACTCTTAATGTTGTACAAGAGCACGATATAAAAATAAGCTATACTGTCCTCTTGTAACTGATTCTCCTGGTCTAAATGTACCGTCCGTGTATCCGACAGTAATATTAGAG includes:
- a CDS encoding S8 family peptidase, whose translation is MKRFVKQWVALGVTTSLIGASFMPGVSTAKEKEKLLEPKKVSISALKKQAEKLGLNTKKSQVPLSADTLVIKYDRPLSAADHARAGAMVIKQISSLKYAVVKVKKKGDMNNVLKAYQKNSKVISASPSVNYEQFGTVDPKASKQYHLSLLEIAKAQKLAGKNKVKVAVIDSGVDPNHPELKGSLLPAYNAVNPMNQASPHFHATHVAGIIAGEKDNGVGGYGVNPNANILPIDVFDGGMGASDYVIAEGILYAVEHGAKVINMSLGSSYPSPLLKEAIKTAIDKNVTVVASSGNDGMNQRDYPASFEGVISVGSTNKDNKLSSYSNYGASVDLVAPGEDVYSSIYYEGKSTFANLSGTSMSSPVVAGAASLLLSKYPNLTPAQVEYVLEHTAKDLGAKGYDTKFGNGLVNPLGALQYDVTKIPASVQNPKTEQQILAAAKQVELKDELVQDGALTKPNEEQWIKFDVKKGEYIQTALAGSDNYDYKYKIHLYSKDGNDVQEVDKVQDGKAEGKLYKVPADGVLAIGVKDTNGNYDNSGAKKSAYKLSLQRLAEVPEDNISLKNPVEVGALPYNSADKKLTFSGINGDSDFFKVKVDEPQVVKVKLSGVAGVDSSIRVYAADQLFVSSDDENAPPIFMDESKLDDKVEPMFAANTNGYSEGETLAFEAIPGVDYYIRTTNESYPSYGYIIFNSLTSFDMMFEDATPQESALPYEVSIDSKVLPEDEDGLPIQRETPEDGLAKGNLTVSEYAGQKAQETKSVVEAQSDSAEGEASDDVDQVLEDIKARALPYKLGETNAEGYIQSLEDEDWFAITPERTAIYDFTFNKDGNVPMFEVYKLGKYKGENGKTYETLEPVISNLEFGWFSDTFKDQVSVGLRKGEKYFAVARTPYGNPSLSFDPYKISSKLLVDNPEDKYEDNDTPEQAKTVSEGTITGNFGLPNDMDFYYVNAKQTGISGVFYKQQELTKELAAKYPSSLLNQAYGVPIIIEDTNNNHKLDNDEMDKIRYVERLSLNGSIYGSFPTKKGKNYFVGLLPVIDSSTQASLIPYNFTIANVSTKDEDAGSVVKNNVPSKPLSLKSEAPGLWTAKGHLNAGVVRGDQDWYVLDLKKAAKGTITFDVGDEIDGVVSLYKDGKLIATSNHYLEGDAEVIPFNLGKGKYHMEVKDVNGNSTINPYKLSVKFQ